The Nitrospirota bacterium nucleotide sequence TCAATCCGTGTGGTTCTGCTATAAACCCTTCCTATCCCTACTGTTCCGTCATGACAGCTCATACACATCTTTGAGGCTCCATCAACTGCCCTGCTTGGCATTGTAGTAGCATTTATGACAAAAGACTTCTGATTGGTAAACCCATATGTGGCGCTTGAAAGCCTGTGGTTCCAGAGAGGGCCGTTTATAAGTGTTGCGTCAGTAGTTGCAGAGTGTGGGGTGTGGCAGAATATGCAGATTTGAGTCTCTGAAACTGCCACTATATTGCCAAGGCCTGTATTTGAAAGATTATGCTTGTTATTAGGGTCTGTGCCAAGATTTCCAATGCCTCCTATGACTGCCTCTGCATCAAACCTTGAGCTATGTATTATAAGTCCGATAAAAATACCTGCTATGATAGCCACAACGGTTATAATTACATTTCCTCTGTTTCTCATAATACCAATCATCATATCCTTCATAGCCACCCCCTGATGTCCATACTAAATCATTATAGCAAAAAATATGCTAAGTCAACAACTCATCTGCATCATTTTGTCATTGCCACATAGACACCATCCCAATCAGATGAAGGTGGGGTTTTAATAAACTCAACACACCTCGCTGAGAAAACAGAAGATGGCTTATCGCCATATTTACTATAGAGGGAATCGAATAAAGACTTTGCCTTTTCAAAATCCTGATGCCTGTAAAGCCCTAATGCCTCACCAAACCTTTCTATTAATGCCTTATCCGGATTCCTTAAAAGCTCGTATATAGTAACAGGCTTATCCTTCCCTTTTACCTTTATAAGGTCAAGCTCCCTGAGACCTGCCTTTAGCTCGGAGAGTCCTGTTATCTTACTTTCATCTAATGTATTCATATGTTCAACCGTAAATTCGGTTACCAGTATGTGTGTCCCATACATCTTGTTTAAGCCTTCGAGCCTCGATGAAAGGTTAACCGTATCGCCTATCGCAGTGTAGTCGAATCTTACATCAGTGCCCATGTTTCCAACGATTGCATCTCCTGTGTTTATGCCAATGCCTATGTCTATTTCCATAAAACCTTTCTGCCTGAATTCATCGTTGACTTCCTTAAGTTTCTCTATCATCTCTATACCTGTTTTACATGCCACGACAGAGTGCTCGGCAATGTCAAGCGGCGCATTATACACTGCCATTATGGCATCTCCTATGTATTTATCCAGCATCCCTTTATGCTTAAGCACAAGCTGGGTCATTGGCCCAAGATAGTGGTTAAGCAAAAGGACAAGGTTTTCTGGAGAGAGCTTCTCTGAGATGGTTGTAAAGCCCCTTATATCAGAGAAAAGAACAGTTATCTTTCTTTTTTCACCTCCGAGCTTAAGAATATCGGGGTTTTTCATTATCTGGCTTACTAATTCAGGAGAGACATAGTTTGTAAATGCCTTTTTAAGGAATCGGGTTTTCTGCTCCTCTACGAGGTTTCTATAAGCCTCTGAGCCTAAATACGACAATGTTATCGAAAGTATTGGGAAAATCACGGATGTATTTAAAAGATATTCTTTGAATAGCACAAAGTTTAATGCCGAATAAAGCCCTATTGCTCCAAGAAAAATAAGGAGTGCAGTTATAGTCCTTCTAAAAAGACTTAAAAGGACGGTAAGCATTATAGGTGAGAATATGATAAAAAACATCTCCAGCCCTATAACCCTACCGTCCCTTATAAGGAATTCCCTTTGTAGCACAGACGATGCCACTGTGGCATGAATCTCCACGCCTGGAAGGGTTGCATCAACAGGGGTTACCCTCAGGTCAGCAATCCCTATCTCCGTAGTCCCTACAAAGACCAATGCATCCTTTAGGGCATTCGGCATCAGCCTTCCCTCGATTATATCTACCGAAGAGACCGTATTAAAGATACCCTGCCTGCCGTAATAATTCAGAGCGAGCCTTCCTGATTCATCGGTAGGAATCAGCCTGTTACCTACTAAAAGCCTGTCTAAGCCATATGAAGCAATGTCTAAGATAATCTCTCCTCCCAGATAGTGTTTGAGAGAAGCCAATGCCAAAGAGGGATATATCTCACCCTCATAAAGCATTAATAGCTCCGAAAGCCTGATTACTCCGTCGCTATCAGGAATCACATTAAAGAACCCTGAGCTGAAGACACTTTCCGATATAAGAGGTATATTGGTTTCTGCATAAGGGTAAGAGGCAAAAGGCACCTCCTCTACACCTTCGGCTATCTTAATGACCTTTACCCTCGATGGCAGAAGGACATCGGATGCTTTAGTCTCCTCGTGCCTGAAAAAATACCCTGCAATTACATTTCCTGCCTTCATCATGGAATCTGAAAGCACCCTGTCAGAGGCTAAATTCGATGGCTCCGAGAACACTATATCGAGGGCAATGGTTTTTGCTCCGTATGCCCTGAGCTTATCTATCAACTCGGCAATAACCCTTCTATTCCATGGCCATCTGCCAAGCTCATTTATGCTCTTTGAATCTATTGCGGCTATAACGACATTTCCGTCTGGCTTAACGGGGGGCCTTAGTTTAAACCTTGCATCCTTGAGCCTCAGGTCTATACTGCTTAAGAAATCTATCTTCTGGCTATAAAGGAATAAGGCAATAGCGGCTGATATAACCCCTATGCCTAAGAAGATAAGGAAACGCCTCATTTATCTATTACGCCTAAGATGGTATCCACATTGTTAATATGTTTTCCAGTCGGAAATTCCCTCTTATACTGAAGAAGTCTTTCCTTTGCCTCTGATTTAAAGCCCATCTCAAAAAGGGTCATGCCTGTAAGATAAAGGGCTGTTTCCCTTTGGGGCGCAGTTGGATATTCCTCGAGCACAAGCAGATATTCCGAAAGTGCGGCTTCGGAGTTTCTGAGAAACCTCGAATAAACAGCACCTCTTTCGAGCCTTGCATCTGCCCTTATATCAACCTTATCGGTAAGGTCAAGTGCTATCTGGAATATGTAAAGTGCATCATTGTATTTTCCCGAGTCGGCAAGATAATGGCCATAGTTTATGTTCCATCTTGCCACTATATGTGGCAGGTTGTTCGATTCCTCCCAGTCCTTTGGAGGCGTTGCAGAGGTTATATTGTCAAACCCTTTTTTTGCGGTATAAAGCGGTGTATCGGGTTTGATGTCCACAGGGTCTGAAGGCGTATATCCCCTTGTGTTCTGAACCATTGTATCAGCACTCAGGGCTTTTTGAGAGGTTGCATCCCCTGAGACCTCAGCAACGCCCTCGTTTCCAAAAAACACATTTGCCTCACCCTGAGTCATCATCATAAATTCGGTGCCTTTTATCCCTGCAACTGCAGTGGGGCTTTTCACCTTATAGTCCACTTTTTCGCCTGCAATCTTGGTGACAGATGCCCTGAGTTTGCCCTGCGCAACAGTGAACACACCGTCCTTCTTGTTCTTTGCAATCACAAGCTCTGTTAGCTCAATCTCCGTGCTGTTTGCAAGCGTAAGCCTGCTTCCATCTATCAATGTCAGCACTGCCCATCCATCAGAGCCTGTCTTTACCCAATAGCCACTCTGAAGGGAAATCCCCTTCTTAGCGGTCTGATAGGGAATATTGTTTTTCTCCCTGTATGAGACAATTCCGCTTAGCTCCGTAATCTTGCCGACCTCCGAGCTATATGCAGGGATTGTGTAAATCAAAATGATTGTAAATGCCAATATTATCCGTTTCATTATCCGACCTCCTCAAACTTTTTTTGCGTTTGTTTCACCCTACTTTGTCCTTAAGAGCCCTTCGTAAATCGTTATGACCCTGCTTGTATTCGATGAGACAGCCTTTATCTTCAACTGCCATTTCTTTTTGCCTTTAAATGGGGTGAGTGTGCCACTTATAACAACATCTCCTGATACACCCTGAGTTACCCTCAACAGAGGACCCCCAGCATCTGCAAGCTCTCTTATAAATACATCGGTTAGCTCTTTACACTCTCTGGTAAGATTTCCCTCAATGTCTTTAAATCCTTCTATGACTACTGACCTTTCGGTTTTTTCCATTCCCTCATGGCAGTGCCCACAGCTAACCGCTCCTTCCATCAACCTTTCTGCAAACATCTGTATCACACCTCTCAGTTTAGGGAGGTTTTCTTTTATAATGCCTTCTGAAAACACAACCGAAGGGAAAACAATCAGACAAACCGATGCTACGGATAAGACCCATTTTTTCATTTCACCACCCCTTTTGCCTTAAAGACAAAGTCATAGTTTAGAATGTCCTCCCACTTATAGCCCTTGACAGTGGACCTTGTGTCGTCTCCATCTCCATATGGATTGCCGGGTATATAAAACCAGTTCAAGATTGCCTCGCCAGAGTGTCTGAGGACGAGCCAGTATCTACCTTCATTAAGGACTGGCAGAGGCTCGTTTGGTTTGCTGAATGAGAAATCTATCCAGTAATATCCTTGACGCCTGCCTTTTATGTCAGTCAGGAAAACAGGTAAAGACCTCTGTCCTGAAAGACTTGGCTTTCCACCTTCGTCTTTTACAACATCCACAAAAAGCGAGCCATCGCCTCCGAATTTGTGCATGGCAAGAGAAACTCCCTGAAGTGCCATAGTGCCTCTGAGCTCAAATGCCTGTGCATATACATACCTCGAGGTCACATGCTCTGCGGTCTCTTTGTCCAGTATCTTTACTGCCTCGTTTCCTACTACCTGATAAAGCTCGACAAGGCTTGGAAACTCCATATTTCCAAATTCAACAGGGCCCTTCTCAGGAGGCGGCTTGACCTCAGGCTCTATCAGGGCTAAAGGTAATGGTCTTTGGGCAGATGTCTTTGCCAAAAGATTATTGCTCAGGATATATGCCAGAGGCGCAGTTTTTTCTGTATTGAGATTTATGTTAATATCGTCATTGCTGAAGGATGCCTCTATATTCTCGCTATATTGAGGCAGATACGGAGATGCCGACCACCCATCGTTAATATCCTTTGAATCCAGTCCATGTGTCTGCTTTATATGCCTTGAGGACAGAAATTGTCTTGACTGCTGTGGGTCATACGAAAGCCATCCTAAGTCAGGGAAAAAGATTTCAATCCATGCATGCCCGCCCTGTCCCATATCCTGAACAAGATACCCTCCACTAACAGGAACCTTCCACTGCCTCTTGAGAGAGATTCCGCCCACAATCCTCGATGGTATCCCGGATGCCCTAAGAAGTGACATCGAAAGATGCGCAAAGTTCTGACAGTTTCCAGTGCCTGTCCTCAGGGTGTATAAGGCATCGAACTCAGGAGGGTTGTAAGTGTATTTTATATTGTCCGCTACCCAGTTCAGGATTGCATCCACTGCATCATACTCTGTGACTGCATTGCCTGTCAGTTTCCTCGAAAGGGCTATAATCTCCTCATCGGTACTCTGAACTTGCGATGTTGGCTTAAGAAATACCGCCTCTGTCTCCTGAATGTTTTTAATCGGAAATACCGCCTCACTTGCCATTGTGGTTAACTCTGAGTTCAAAGACGCATTGAACGATACCTTGATAGAGACATCCTGCTCGAGCCCTTCCCACACTACCTTTCTAAAGGTGTTTCCAAATCCATCTGTGTCTTCTTTAATAGATGTAGGGTTGGGGCTGAATTTTATTTGAAGGTCTTCTATGGACTGGGATGTTGCCTTGTTTGAGTATATGACTGGGACTGCAAACCTGAATGTCAATTTATCGACCTTCTTGGGAACGCTAAAGTTTATCTGCTGATTCATTTTTATAGTGCTTTTGAGCCTGCCATCGAGTATAAGGGTTTTGGCAAAGCTCGGATGTAGTGGAAATATAATAGCTATTAAGAGGCATATCAGTAAGAGAGTCTTCAGTCTTTTTAACATTTTTCCTCTCTTATTTTTAAGGCATAAATATTTTCATTCACCTCATTTACTTTATGCTTAACGGGATATTCCGAAACTGAACCTTAAAGGGATTCTCACCGAGCTTAAATGAAAGCTCAAGCACAGCTACCTGATTTATCTTCTTTAAGACCTCTTCGGAGCTAAATGTTGCCTTCATGGCAACATCTAAGATAAGGGTATTGACTGCCGCATAAGAGCCTCCCTCTCCTCCAAGCTGGATTGTCCTTGCGGTATATTCGTTTCCTTCGCTATCGAGTATCCTTGAGCTACCAAAAAGTGTAAGCCTTCTGTCATGTGCCTTATTTATAATATTTACCGAGCAGGTCACTGTCTGTCTTGACAGGTCACAGCCCTCGAACTCAAAAACAAAATCCTCGATTCTTTGAGAAGCGATTGTCTGCACCCCTTTTGTCTCACCTATGGTTTTAGTGGGAACGGTCTCTAAAACCGGAATCAGCTCTACGATTCTCTTTGTCTTTGCAATGTCTATTGTCTTAGAGGCAATCACCTTCCCCGTGTATGTATTTATAAGGTCGATGGATACCCTGATTTCCTTTTCAAAATTCTCCACGGTCCCTATTACGATAGCTCCGACCTTTGCCTCAGTGCCGATTTTTTTAACTACTGCCGACTCATAAGGAACGGATATCGACAATTTCTGTTGTGTTAGTATACTTTTAAACTCTGACCTTTCAAGAACCTCAAAGCCATTGGCAATACCTTTGAGCTTTGTCGAAAGCTCATCCGATAGAAAACTGCCAACTGCCATAGCATTACCTTTGAGGTCTCCAAAATCCGCCACAGCAACCCTTTTCCTTCCTATCTTGCCCATATTGTCTGCAATGAGCTGTGAGAGGTCTTTTAGCTCATCTTCATAGGCATAAGAATAATTTAATGGAAGAAAAGCCAATACCGCTACTGTAATTATATAAATAATCTTACGCATCCATGCACCCCTTTTAATTTTTTTGGGAGGGAGAAAAAGATTTCTCCCTCCCTTCTATGTTATTTCAGCACAAATGCAACCTTTGCCTCAGCAAGGAATCCTCCTTTTTGGTTGGCTGTAAATATCCTTGCAGAGTCATCCGATGATACCTGAAGGTCAGATGCAGTCACAGACGCAGATGCCTGAACTATCAGGGGGTTTTTCACACCTCTTGAGCCTAATGCGGCCTTTGCCTTGTCAACGGTGTTTGTATATTCGCCACATCCCTGCTCAACAAGGACCTTCTGACTTATCTTTGAGGGGTCATAAAGGACCTCGCCTTTTGGCGTAAAAACCCTGTTGATAAGGGCAGGTCTGAAGTCCTGTCCAGTTGCATCGATGATAAGCCCGTCATAAGTGGCATCCAGTGTTACAGGCTGTTCGGGCTTGTATGAAGGCTTTGGCTCTCCTGTTACTGTCTTCTTTACATTAGGGTCTCCTAAGAGCTTTTCATACATGGTCTTTCCAAAGCTCTGAGGACCAGTCATTCCAACCTTCATCATTACAATGGCTGATTCCTCATCGGCATTGTATTCCTGATAAATCACCTGTGCACCCTTTACAAAACCTGCAACAGCGGCCCTTACCACATCATACTGTAGCTCTGCATCCTTAACCAGGGTGTCTCCTACGATTGCTACCCCATCGAGGAACTCGGCAAGCTGACGGTCTGCAAGAGTAGTAGCCGCCCTTTGTGCAGTAAGCCTCTTTTGCGCCTTAGACTTTGCAGTTGGAGATGGAAGTCCTTCGGCAAAAACTAATATGTAGTCGTTCACGAATGCATCTTCAGCAGACGGTGTGACAGATAGATTGTTCTGGTTCAGCCACTCATTTGCCTTGAGAAACCTCTCGTCTATCATTGCCCCTTTTTCCTCCTGAGCAAAAGTATAGCCTGCCACCCCGACTATCAGAAGGAGCAATAGAACAAAGCCTTTTTTTCTCATATTATCCTCCTTTTTAGTATATGTTGAGCCTCTGCCTTAGCACCCTTATGGCAAGTAAGGCTTCTGCTCCATCAAGTGCATCGGTTACCCTGAATTCTCCTGAAAGCTCTCCTTCCATAATCCCTCTGGTAGTCATATTCATGACTGCATTGTAAAGCGGTGATGTAGGCCTTACATCTGGAAAAGGAGAGTTTTCCTGTCCAAAGTATGCAGTGGCTAATTTTTCGTCCCCTGTTAGCTTAATCAGGATATCTTCGAGGATAAATGCCATTTCCCCTCTGGTTACGCTGTCTGTTGGCTTAAACAGATATGCCTTTGTCGTCTCATCGTATTTAGGCTCAAGACCCCTCACCTTCCATTTAAGGATTGTAAGTATCTCCTCCTTAAACTGATGGTTGAGTATATCGGCAGGGGTAAACTCTGCCTCGAGCTTTTTGATCTGGGACTCAACAGGGATTCTGCCTGCGAAAACCTTATCTATCTTCATCTCGTCAATAAGGAGTGCGGCTAAATCCCCGCGTGTAACAGAGTCTTTTATGGCAATCCTCTTTCCGACATCGCCTACTGTGATTCCAGCCATTGCCCTTACAATCTTATCTGTTTTCTTCCATGCCCTATCTGCCTTCTCATGCCACTTGCCTTCTCTTTTTGCATTAAGGACATCTGCATACCTGTCCCTTGCCTTCTGAAACTCCAATGCCTCGAGATAGGCATCTCCCATAAAGTAGTGTACCGACTCTGTGCCCTGATAGTAGCTGAGCCTTCTTTCGTCCACCGTGAGGTCAAGGGCATTTTTATAAGCATCCTCCGAAGTTGAAAGCCAGTTATCTAACTTTAAAGCAGTGTAGACCCTGATTTTCGCAACAAGATAATTAAATTCATCCTCAGGGCTCTTTGAGAGCTTCTCTGCCTTCTTAAGATGCTCCAGTGCCCTTTCAACCTCAACACTTTTGAAGCCGGCATCTGCCTGAGCCTTTGCCTTCTCTGCTGCCACTATGGCTAATCCGCTTTGTGCCTGAGAGAACTTCTCATCGCAGAAAAGCGACCTGTCGAATTTCTCCTTTGCCACATCGAGCTTTCCATCTTCAAGTGCCTTCATCCCTGTCAGGTAGTGGTGCTCTGGATTGTCCTCTGGAGCTGTGCACCTTGCAATTGGCTTTTCACAACCTGTGGCAAAGCACAGGGCTAATACACCTAACAGTAATAAAACCAATATCTTTCTTCTCATAGAAAACACCTCCTTCGTTTCACACCTTTCATTAGGTGCCCTTTCAACTATTTTTTCACAGGTGCCCTTTCAACTATCTGTCCTACCCTTAACTTTGCTATGGCAGGTGGCTCTCCCTTGATAACCACCCATGAATTCTCTGTGTCAACCTGATTTGACACCACAAGCTCAAGCGGAAGTCTTACCTTATTGCATGTTGTTTTACCTGACATCGGGTCTTTCATCTC carries:
- a CDS encoding transglutaminase family protein, with the protein product MLKRLKTLLLICLLIAIIFPLHPSFAKTLILDGRLKSTIKMNQQINFSVPKKVDKLTFRFAVPVIYSNKATSQSIEDLQIKFSPNPTSIKEDTDGFGNTFRKVVWEGLEQDVSIKVSFNASLNSELTTMASEAVFPIKNIQETEAVFLKPTSQVQSTDEEIIALSRKLTGNAVTEYDAVDAILNWVADNIKYTYNPPEFDALYTLRTGTGNCQNFAHLSMSLLRASGIPSRIVGGISLKRQWKVPVSGGYLVQDMGQGGHAWIEIFFPDLGWLSYDPQQSRQFLSSRHIKQTHGLDSKDINDGWSASPYLPQYSENIEASFSNDDININLNTEKTAPLAYILSNNLLAKTSAQRPLPLALIEPEVKPPPEKGPVEFGNMEFPSLVELYQVVGNEAVKILDKETAEHVTSRYVYAQAFELRGTMALQGVSLAMHKFGGDGSLFVDVVKDEGGKPSLSGQRSLPVFLTDIKGRRQGYYWIDFSFSKPNEPLPVLNEGRYWLVLRHSGEAILNWFYIPGNPYGDGDDTRSTVKGYKWEDILNYDFVFKAKGVVK
- a CDS encoding S-layer homology domain-containing protein; the protein is MRRKILVLLLLGVLALCFATGCEKPIARCTAPEDNPEHHYLTGMKALEDGKLDVAKEKFDRSLFCDEKFSQAQSGLAIVAAEKAKAQADAGFKSVEVERALEHLKKAEKLSKSPEDEFNYLVAKIRVYTALKLDNWLSTSEDAYKNALDLTVDERRLSYYQGTESVHYFMGDAYLEALEFQKARDRYADVLNAKREGKWHEKADRAWKKTDKIVRAMAGITVGDVGKRIAIKDSVTRGDLAALLIDEMKIDKVFAGRIPVESQIKKLEAEFTPADILNHQFKEEILTILKWKVRGLEPKYDETTKAYLFKPTDSVTRGEMAFILEDILIKLTGDEKLATAYFGQENSPFPDVRPTSPLYNAVMNMTTRGIMEGELSGEFRVTDALDGAEALLAIRVLRQRLNIY
- a CDS encoding FecR domain-containing protein, coding for MKRIILAFTIILIYTIPAYSSEVGKITELSGIVSYREKNNIPYQTAKKGISLQSGYWVKTGSDGWAVLTLIDGSRLTLANSTEIELTELVIAKNKKDGVFTVAQGKLRASVTKIAGEKVDYKVKSPTAVAGIKGTEFMMMTQGEANVFFGNEGVAEVSGDATSQKALSADTMVQNTRGYTPSDPVDIKPDTPLYTAKKGFDNITSATPPKDWEESNNLPHIVARWNINYGHYLADSGKYNDALYIFQIALDLTDKVDIRADARLERGAVYSRFLRNSEAALSEYLLVLEEYPTAPQRETALYLTGMTLFEMGFKSEAKERLLQYKREFPTGKHINNVDTILGVIDK
- a CDS encoding adenylate/guanylate cyclase domain-containing protein, which produces MRRFLIFLGIGVISAAIALFLYSQKIDFLSSIDLRLKDARFKLRPPVKPDGNVVIAAIDSKSINELGRWPWNRRVIAELIDKLRAYGAKTIALDIVFSEPSNLASDRVLSDSMMKAGNVIAGYFFRHEETKASDVLLPSRVKVIKIAEGVEEVPFASYPYAETNIPLISESVFSSGFFNVIPDSDGVIRLSELLMLYEGEIYPSLALASLKHYLGGEIILDIASYGLDRLLVGNRLIPTDESGRLALNYYGRQGIFNTVSSVDIIEGRLMPNALKDALVFVGTTEIGIADLRVTPVDATLPGVEIHATVASSVLQREFLIRDGRVIGLEMFFIIFSPIMLTVLLSLFRRTITALLIFLGAIGLYSALNFVLFKEYLLNTSVIFPILSITLSYLGSEAYRNLVEEQKTRFLKKAFTNYVSPELVSQIMKNPDILKLGGEKRKITVLFSDIRGFTTISEKLSPENLVLLLNHYLGPMTQLVLKHKGMLDKYIGDAIMAVYNAPLDIAEHSVVACKTGIEMIEKLKEVNDEFRQKGFMEIDIGIGINTGDAIVGNMGTDVRFDYTAIGDTVNLSSRLEGLNKMYGTHILVTEFTVEHMNTLDESKITGLSELKAGLRELDLIKVKGKDKPVTIYELLRNPDKALIERFGEALGLYRHQDFEKAKSLFDSLYSKYGDKPSSVFSARCVEFIKTPPSSDWDGVYVAMTK